The DNA segment CAGCTTTCCAGGTCAGCATAGATCGGCGCTGCGCTGTATAGCTGCTGTTCCAGCGAAGCACGACCGGCATCCGCATATTCATGCAGCCTCTCACCTGATGGCTTCTGATCCTCCGCCACCAGCTCCACTATTGTCCTGGCGATATGAAACAATTGACTATTCACGACTATATCCTTGCCAAGCATGGTCGATCGTTGCTGCACGATACCGGCGATGGAGTCAATCGCATCGGTTACTTGTGCAAGGGTCGTATCTGCCTGGGCCGTGGCGATTAACCTCTCTTCCGCCTGTTGCTTGGCCTGCATGAGCTGCGGGTCTTGCAAACCACCCAGCATTCCCAAGTAGGCCTTACGCGAATTTTGCACGCCGAACAGATCATCTTTGGCGCGTCGCGCATGCTCGACACCTCGCAAACTGAACTGTTGTAACGCAATCTCGCGGCGTCGGAGCATATTCAGCACATACGGCATACGATGGTCACGCAAATACTTCAGCGCCGCTGTGGTGTAGATGCGATTGGTACGCCCGGGATTGCCCGATACGAACACCAGCTCACCTTCAGTCAATGGCTCCGCCGACCACCGCAAGTAGTGCTCGATCTTGGCGGGTTGATCATTCTCGTACACTCGCATCAGGCAAGCATCCAAGCAAAAGCGCGGGTATTCGAAGTTATCGGCATCACCGCCGAAAAAGGCGATAGCTGACTCGGGAGCCCAGACTAACCGGACATCGGTATAACGCTTGTAGCGATACAAGTGATAACGACCGCCGCCGAAAAGTGTGACCACATCGCTGCGCAGTCCGGTTTGATCCAATGACTCCTTTTCGATCTCAGCAATGACCGCCCGCCGCGCCGCCACCGCTTCTGATGTAGACATCTGCTTGGTCACCGCGTTCTGGACACGCTGCGTGACGTCTTGGATGCTGACCAGTTGATTCAACTCCAAGTCAGGAGCCTTTAGCTCATCGGATCGGCTGTGCGCTAAGAATCCATCCTGCAAGTAGTTGTATTTTTCGTTCGACAACTTAAACAGCGTGTCCGATGCCACATGATGATTCGTCAAAACCAGACCCTGACTGGATACAAACGATGCCGAACCGCCAACGTTGAAACGAACGCTGGACTTCATCAAATGCTCTGCCCAGCCAGCGGGCGGCACAAAACTGTGTACGGTTTGGAGGTGCTGCGTGGGCAGTTCACTGAATAGCCACATTCCCTCGTCAGCCAGCGCACTGAAGCTACCAGGCACCAAGAACAACAGAATTAACAGCCATCGACCCATTCGTATATGCATTTCAAGCTCCTACCGGAAAGTGACATTTACGCTTCATCCAAACTCGGTCCAGATCGTGGCGGGCCGGCGCAAGTTGTTCAAGTCGACTCTGCCGTTCCTACTATGCTTGAAGATGCCTCTCGAAGGAATCATTCCTGCTGCATCGGCTTGCTGCCCCACCCTGCCTCACCGCAACGCTTACCAAGTCCCCAGTTGCACAACCACGCTGGCTCGACACCCGCCGGTGGCTCGGTTAGCCAGTTTAACGTGGCCACGATGAATTTGCGCTAGTCGCCGGGCCTTGGTCAATCCCAGTCCCAAGCCACGCCCGGCCTCTCGTCCACTGTAGTAGGGATCGAAGCAATGCTTAAGAGCCTGCTGGCTCAGCCCCGCACCTTGATCATCAATCTGTACCGTCAATTGATTGTCTGACCGCCCGGCCGTCAAACGCACGGTCTGGCCCGGTAGCGACGCCTCGAGAGCATTGCGGAGCACTGCCCAAATGACCTCTTCCAGCAAGCGTCGATCGAGACTCACAATGTCGGTCAGTTGCCAGAGACAGTCGAAATGTACTTGCCTGAGCCGCGCCCAGTCGGCTCCACGTTGCTGGACCTGGCTACCGAATTCTGCCAAGTCGACATCCTCCAGCCGCAATTGGGGAGTCCGAGCGACCAGCATCAAGTCACCAAGCATCTCCGCGCCCCGCAGCGCGCTGTCCAGAATGGATTCCAACAACAATCGATCAGAATGCTGATGGCATTTTTCCAGCAGCACTCCTGCCCGCGCCGCAATATTGGCCAGCGGATTGTTTAGTTCGTGGCTCAGTCCATATGCCAGTTGGTATAGTACTTCGCACTTTTCGTGCTCCAGTTGACTAGCGTATGCACGTTGCATACCTCGCAAGCGCAGCGCCGTGTGCGCCGCCTGCCTGACGGGTTGGGCCTGCGGCGAGTTCTGCGGAAGCGACCCCAGTGCGCCAAGCAGATCATCCCACGCTATCGGATCCTCCCAGAACTGCGCCTCGTTCCAAGTCAGCAGACCATCAACGCTGGGCAAGCGTCCATTAGTTGGCACCCTGCCTCTGCGGTCGTCAACCGTTCCAAGCGGCCCGCCTGCGTCTGCTGGTATCGCAATGTGGCATAGCCAAGCTGCGCAGTCAGCATCCGAGCGGGCCAAGTCGGCTAAGTGACTTTTGGCAGCAACGTCTAAGTACTGTGGACTATCGGCAGACAGCGAGCGTAGCAACAGGCCAACCAACTGATGCCACGTTTCGGCCGAGAAATGAATATCATTTAGGGTATGACGAGTCACAACAGGGAGACACTAATGCGCCACCGGCCGGTCAATCTCCAGTAAATCGCAAACTCTTTCGATCAGTCGATCGACGGTAAATGGCTTTTGCATAAAGTCATCGGCACCGGCGGCGCGGAGGCTGGCAACTTTGTCTTGCTCTATCATCCCCGAAATGCAAATGATCTTGACCGAATCGAGGGTACTGTCGCTACGAACTCGCTGGCAGACCTCTTTGCCGTTGATGTCTGGCAGCATGACGTCTAGAACAACCATGTCTGGTCGGAATTCTTTGACTTGCATACCGGCCGCAAAGCCATTGTTCGCGGTGCGGATATCGAAACGACCATCCCGCGCGAAAGCGTCGGCCATCAAATCCACCAAGTCTTGTTCGTCATCGACAATCAGCAGCTTCTTCTTGCCATTTTCGAGGGCATCCGTGGGAATGCCGTTGTCTCTCATGAAAGAAAACAACTGGTCGCGAGGAATTCTTCGAAATCGGCTTCCGGGAACTCGAAATCCCTTCAATGTCCCGTTGTCAAAACAGCGAATAATCGTTTGCTGACTAACTTTGCATATCTTGGCTGCTTCACCTGTCGTAAAGACTGTCTTGGTTGTCGACATTGGCTCCCACCATCCTTCCTGATCGACGGTTGCCACAGCCAAGCTATCGAATCAGACCAGAGAATCCTAAGTGGTCTCTTCCCTGACCCCAGCTCCGCCTTCAGCAAACCGACTTACCGTGTGTTGCGCAAAGAACACAGATCGAAGACCAACCCCAATCTGCTTGTGTTCTGTATCCCTCAGCATTTTCCATCCTGACCAATCTTGCCAGAATTGTCAGAAGTGCGTTGGATTATAACGATTGGGCTGTTTGGGTCAATACCGATAGATTCTACGCAACATTAGAACAGATAGGCACTTACGACAATCGCAGTTAACTGCCTTAAAAATTCCTCCTAAATTGCGCCCACTTCACATTCTGCTTGAACATGACAATTCAAGCACTGAGCTGCAATTGACAAACCGCACCGGTCAACCAAAGTGAGCAACTTGGAGAGCCGCGTGCCCATCAGATGAGGCCATACGACCTTTGGTAACCGCGCGGGGCGATGCCCGCGCGGTTAAACCAAGAAGCTCATGCACCTTTGCTGAATGTTACTCGGTTGCTGAATGTTACTCGGTGGGAGATGAATCCCGCAGCTCGCGCTTGTTAGCAAATTGGGCGTGCGCTTCGGCTCGCTTGCGTTGCAATAACTTGCGCTGCGCATCGGTCAACACCTCCTCACAAGCCGCTAGCTCTTCCTGCTTGAGCCGATCCAGTTGCTGTGTTAGTTCCTCTATACGCTGACGAAAGTCGGCTTGAAGCTCCCGAATTCTGTCTCGCTGTTCGGGATCTACCAAGCCTGCGAAATACCGAGGCAAACGGCCTACCGGTGCCTCAGGCAACGCGTCGATATCCGTTGCTTGCTTTGCAGCTCGCGGCTTGCGAATCTTGACGCTCTTGCTGTTTGGATCAGGCGTTCCGGGTACCTGATCGCTCTCATTCTGTAATTCCGCCGCTTTAGTGGACTCTGATTTTGCGCCTAAGGGGATTGTTTCCCTAGCGGTCACTTGAGCTGCGTTCCAGCCAAGCCCCCAAACTGCCACTATTGCCAAGACTGCCAAAAATCTCGATTTTTTGCTGACCATACGGGACATGCTTCCGCTCCTACAGCAGATGTATGCAATTCGCGTCGCCAGTCAACACGAGCCAGCGATGAACTGCACATTGGTAGTCGCGGGCCGAACGCATATTTTTGACGGACTCGGAGATTTTTTTCCAAATTTTTGGTGTGACCCGTTCGTCGTCTCGACCAGCATGTCATGGGCGAAATACCTACGAGTTTGTGCGGTCACATTGACCTGTTGCCAGAGGCTGTGCTACAGAAGTATGCCGCTATCAATGGCTCCTGCAATCAATCAGTGCTCCCAGATCAGGAATAATCTTGGACGACACCCTCACTACAAAAACTCCCAAGTCAAACCAACTCAGTGGCCGACCAACCGGATGGCGGAAGGCGATTCGGGTGACCAGAAGAGTTGCAGACTCAGTCCTTAATCTACTGGAACTCTGGTGGAACAAGTCGGCCTTTCCGGGCCAACGTTCCGAAAATGCTCCAGCCGCTGACAACCACCGCATGGCTTGGCTTGCCGGAGTAGCCGTGATGACGCTGGCCGCAGTTTCAATCGGCCACAGCTTGAATCATCCGCTGTTTGAACCCGACGAAACGCGATACGCCCAAATCGCTCTGGAAATGTACGAGACAGGAGACTGGACCGTTCCAAAAATTAGTGGCCAAGCATACATGGATAAACCGCCCATGCTCTTCTGGTCGATCGCGACCAGTTACCATCTGCTGGGCGTGTCTCAATTTGCGGCTCGTGCGCCGGTAGCGTTGGCTGCATGGCTAACGATACTAACCACCTACGTCTTGGGCAGAAAACTATTTGGCACGGGAGCTGCGGTCGCCGGAACTTGTTGCTTGCTGTGCACTGGGTTGTTAGCCGTCGCTAGTCGATTTTTACTGACCGATGCTATCTTGACGTTTGCAACAACGACAGCCTCGCTGGCCATGATCATGGCATTGCATCGCGAATCCTCTCGAAGCACCGGCCTGTGGCTTATCCTGGCCGGAGTGGCAATCGGTCTAGGTATATTGACTAAGGGTCCAATCGCCCTTTTGTTAACGATTCCTCCTGTGGGCATCTATTATCGCCTGAGCAATCAGGTGCGTCAGTTGCATCATTGGCATTATCTTGCGGTGCTCGCTCCCGCCCTGTCGCTGCCTGCCCCCTGGTTTGTGCTGATGCTATTGAAGCAACCCGGCTTCATTCAGTACTTCTTCTGGAAGCATAACTTTCAGCGTTTTACGGACACGTTTCAGCACGAGCAACCTTTCTGGTTCTATCTGCCGATTCTGTTAGTGGCCATGGCCCCAACGACTTTTCTAATACCAGCCGCACTGCGATTCTTGACGTCATCCCAACCGCTGGTCTGCCGAATGCGGTGCCAACCCCTAGGCGCTGTCCTACTTTCTGCAAGCTGGGTTGTATTCTTCTTTTCACTGTCCGATGGCAAGCTGCCTGCCTACATTCTACCAAGCGTTCCACTGCTGAGCTTGGCGATTGCCGTCTGCCTGCACCGCGCGTGGGTTGCGCAGCGGAGTCACCAGACACCGCCTGCGAACTCAACATTGATATCCGGCCAAGCTGCTGCCGTTGGGCCCATTGTGCATTGGTCGCGTCAAGGCGCGCGGATTGGCACACTGCTCGTACTAATTGGCGGCTTGATCTTGATCCCGCTACATGGTTACCTGGCGCGACAACTGACTGAGACAGCCATTATTTTTGGATTGCTGGTAACGGCCGCTTTGGTGTGGCTGAAGTGGTTTGCTCCCAGCAATCGGCGGTGGCTCGACTGGCCATGGGGTTATGCAATGGGTGCGAGCCTGCTGGTTGGTTACTTCGGATTCGGTCAAGTGTTACCTCAGTTTTCCTATTGGCGTAGCGATTTGCAGTTGGTTCGTCAGATGCTCACCAGCAATCCCACACAAACAGTCGTGTTTTATGATCGTTTGCCCAACGCGTTCCAATTGGAATTACCGGCGCACACCAGCGTCATCACGGCTACTTCGCTACAGGAGCTTCAGGCAATTGCAGCCCATCCATTAGGAGCGATTCTTCTGACGGATCGCCAAGAAGTAGCACAACTCAGAGCCGAAGCGGCCGACACGCTAGACTTCCAGCAGTGCCCGGGACATCGTGATATGTTCGTCATCAGAGCACCTGAGCCGGCCGGAACCCATTCCGCATCGGCTCGACCGATCCCCGCCAGATAGGTCGCGAGGAACGGTTGATCGGACAAGATTGTTGGTGGGAGCCAACAACCACCATCGGCGAACGACGAATAACACTAGCTGAGCGCCAACAGCAATCTGCTGGGGGCTTCCAATAGCCCGATGACGTCATTCAGAAATCGCGTGGCTGCACCACCATCCACTAGGCGATGGTCATAGGACAAACTCAGCGGCATCATCTGACGAGGCTTGATCAAATTGTCGTCCATGACCACAGGCAAGCGCCTAGTACGTCCCACAAGCAGAATTGCGACTTCAGGCACATTAACGATTGGTGTGCTGTAGGTTCCTCCAATGGCACCTAAATTGCTGATTGTAAACGTTCCACCCCGCAATTCACTGACGCTGAACTCGCCGCTGCGCACCCGCTGGGCCATGTCGGCCAAAGCACGCGCAATATCGGGAATGCTCATCTGATGCGCGTTGCGAATGTTGGGAACCACCAAACCGCGTGGACTATCGACTGCTATTCCCAAGTTCACATAGTCATGGTACACGAGCTGCTCGTTTTCAAGATCCAGCGAGGCATTGAGCATCGGATGACTGCGCAGCGCAGCTGCTACGGCCTTCACCAAGAACGGCAGCGAGGTCAATTTGATGCCCCGCGCCGCATAATCATCTTTGCTGGCGACTCGAAACGCTTCCAATTCAGTGACATCGGCATCGTCAAAGTTGGTCACTTGAGGCGCCGTGCTCCACGACTTGTGCATTTGCGTGGCGATCGTCTTGCGAATCTTGGTTAGCCGCTCGGTGCGAACCGGTCCGTAGTCATCTCGTCC comes from the Pirellulaceae bacterium genome and includes:
- a CDS encoding glycosyltransferase family 39 protein, producing MTRRVADSVLNLLELWWNKSAFPGQRSENAPAADNHRMAWLAGVAVMTLAAVSIGHSLNHPLFEPDETRYAQIALEMYETGDWTVPKISGQAYMDKPPMLFWSIATSYHLLGVSQFAARAPVALAAWLTILTTYVLGRKLFGTGAAVAGTCCLLCTGLLAVASRFLLTDAILTFATTTASLAMIMALHRESSRSTGLWLILAGVAIGLGILTKGPIALLLTIPPVGIYYRLSNQVRQLHHWHYLAVLAPALSLPAPWFVLMLLKQPGFIQYFFWKHNFQRFTDTFQHEQPFWFYLPILLVAMAPTTFLIPAALRFLTSSQPLVCRMRCQPLGAVLLSASWVVFFFSLSDGKLPAYILPSVPLLSLAIAVCLHRAWVAQRSHQTPPANSTLISGQAAAVGPIVHWSRQGARIGTLLVLIGGLILIPLHGYLARQLTETAIIFGLLVTAALVWLKWFAPSNRRWLDWPWGYAMGASLLVGYFGFGQVLPQFSYWRSDLQLVRQMLTSNPTQTVVFYDRLPNAFQLELPAHTSVITATSLQELQAIAAHPLGAILLTDRQEVAQLRAEAADTLDFQQCPGHRDMFVIRAPEPAGTHSASARPIPAR
- a CDS encoding S46 family peptidase, with protein sequence MGRWLLILLFLVPGSFSALADEGMWLFSELPTQHLQTVHSFVPPAGWAEHLMKSSVRFNVGGSASFVSSQGLVLTNHHVASDTLFKLSNEKYNYLQDGFLAHSRSDELKAPDLELNQLVSIQDVTQRVQNAVTKQMSTSEAVAARRAVIAEIEKESLDQTGLRSDVVTLFGGGRYHLYRYKRYTDVRLVWAPESAIAFFGGDADNFEYPRFCLDACLMRVYENDQPAKIEHYLRWSAEPLTEGELVFVSGNPGRTNRIYTTAALKYLRDHRMPYVLNMLRRREIALQQFSLRGVEHARRAKDDLFGVQNSRKAYLGMLGGLQDPQLMQAKQQAEERLIATAQADTTLAQVTDAIDSIAGIVQQRSTMLGKDIVVNSQLFHIARTIVELVAEDQKPSGERLHEYADAGRASLEQQLYSAAPIYADLESWLIADSLSSLLEARGADDPLCQQIMHGMSPADRAADLVARCQLADFEARKRLVHGGPQAVAASTDAMIELARLLDADHRRYRKQDEDLNEQEKQAYAKIAEALFKINGTSTYPDATFTLRLAYGTVQGYQQAGMWLAPWTTMGGTFEHEAAHRGQADFVLPESWKISRDKIDPSVQFNFVSTADIIGGNSGSPVVNRAGELVGLIFDGNIQSLTANYTFDDRQMRATSVSGMAIKHALQRVYGADKLASELGN
- a CDS encoding response regulator, with translation MSTTKTVFTTGEAAKICKVSQQTIIRCFDNGTLKGFRVPGSRFRRIPRDQLFSFMRDNGIPTDALENGKKKLLIVDDEQDLVDLMADAFARDGRFDIRTANNGFAAGMQVKEFRPDMVVLDVMLPDINGKEVCQRVRSDSTLDSVKIICISGMIEQDKVASLRAAGADDFMQKPFTVDRLIERVCDLLEIDRPVAH
- a CDS encoding HAMP domain-containing histidine kinase, with translation MTRHTLNDIHFSAETWHQLVGLLLRSLSADSPQYLDVAAKSHLADLARSDADCAAWLCHIAIPADAGGPLGTVDDRRGRVPTNGRLPSVDGLLTWNEAQFWEDPIAWDDLLGALGSLPQNSPQAQPVRQAAHTALRLRGMQRAYASQLEHEKCEVLYQLAYGLSHELNNPLANIAARAGVLLEKCHQHSDRLLLESILDSALRGAEMLGDLMLVARTPQLRLEDVDLAEFGSQVQQRGADWARLRQVHFDCLWQLTDIVSLDRRLLEEVIWAVLRNALEASLPGQTVRLTAGRSDNQLTVQIDDQGAGLSQQALKHCFDPYYSGREAGRGLGLGLTKARRLAQIHRGHVKLANRATGGCRASVVVQLGTW